Below is a genomic region from Xylophilus sp. GW821-FHT01B05.
AGCGCTGGTACAGCGCATCCGGGGCATGATCGCCCGCAACGAATACAAGCGCCGCCAGGCGCCGCCCATCATCCGTGTACGCGCCCGCGCGTTCGGGTCGGGCCGGCAGATGCCAATAGCAGCCAAATTCGAGTGAGACACCCATGACAGCACTGAACGAAAAGTACGACGTCTCGGTCTACATCGGCCGCTTCCAGATCTTCCACAACGGCCAGTTGGCGCTGCTGCGCAGGGCACTGGACGCGGCACCGCGCTGCATCGTGGTGTTGGGCTCGGCGTTCCAGGCGCGCACGCCGCGCAACCCCTTCACCTGGCAGGAGCGCGCCGAGATGATCCGGCTGGCGCTGCCCGCAGCGGACCGAGCCCGCTTGCACTTTCTGCCGGTGCGCGACTACTACGACCAGCAGCGCTGGGTGGCAGCCGTACGGCAAGGCGTGACCGAACTCACCAGCACACAGCCCGGCGCCTCGGTGGTGCTGGTCGGGCATCTGAAAGACGCCACCAGCGAATACCTGAAGGACTTCCCCGGCTGGGCGCTGGACGCGGCCGGCTCCCAAGGCCAGATCAATGCCAGCGCCCTGCGCGATGCCTACTTTGGCGGCGCCAACAGTTCCCTGGATGCGGTGCTCGGCGCCCTGGTCAGCCAGGCGCCGGCCAGCACGCTGGGATTCCTGCACGCATGGGCCGCACTGCCGCCTTATCGTGAGCTGGCACAGGAATGGGAAAGCCTGCGGCGGGAGAAGGCCAAGTGGGCCAGCGCGCCCTATCCACCGGTTTTTGTCACGGTGGATGCCGTTGTCCAATGCCAGGACCGGGTGCTGCTCATACAGCGCGGCCGGGCACCCGGCAAAGGCCTGCATGCCGTGCCCGGCGGCTTCATCGAGCAGCGTGAAACCGTGTACCAATCCGCCCTGCGCGAGCTGGCCGAAGAAACCGGCCTGAGCCTGCCAGACCAGGAAATACGCCAGGCGCTGCGCGCCGCCCAGGTGTTCGACCACCCCGACCGCAGCCAGCGCGGCCGCGTCATCACGCACGCGCACTTCTTCGACCTGGGCACCCGCCCACTGCCAGAAGTGCAGGCCGCGGACGACGCCGCCTCAGCCGAGTGGGTACCGATTGCGCAGCTGGCCGGCATGGAAGACCAGTTTCACGACGACCACTTCCACATCCTGGATCACTTCTTTGCGCTGACGGCGGGGACGTAATCAGCTGCCGAGCGCCCCCTGCACCCGCTGCTCCAGCAAGCCGCTGGCGCGGTGCAAATGCTTGTACATGTGCTGCGCTGCAGCCTCCAGGTCATTGCTTTCGACCGCATCGAGGATCTGCAGGTGCTCGCGGCAGGACTTGCGCAGCAGGTCCAGGCTCACCAGCGGGTAGTCGGACAGATCAGACATCCGGCGCAGGCGGTTCTGCTGCTGCACGGCATCGAGGATGAAACGGTTGCCTGAGGCGCTGGCCAGCAGCTCGTGGAACTGCGCATTGGCCTCGAAGAACTCCATCCACGAATGGCGCGATGCGTGGGTCAGCAGCGTTTGCTGCTGCTCCCTGCAGGCCAGCAGCCGTTCGTGCTCGACCTTGAAGCCAGGCTCGCGCAGCGCCGCGCATTCAACCGTGAGCCGAAAGCGATAGCTCTCGCGCTCGCTCTCGACCGAGTCCAGCGTTTCAGTGAACTCCCAGCGCTGGTAGTGGCGCCCGCGCAGCACGCCGTCTTGCAATAGCGTGGTCATGACGTTGCGCAGCAAAGGGCGGGGCACGCCGTAGGCCTGCGCAAGCTCAAGTTCGTTCACGCGCGTGGGCAGCTTGCCGGCCAGGCGGTCGCGCAGCAGGCGGTAGTACAGCGTCTTTTCTTCGTCCTCGGGCATCTCGCGCCGCGCCAGGCCCAGCGCCGCGCGGTCGGCCACAAGGGTGTAGCCGCGGTTGGGCACATGGGCCAGCAGCTTGCGCTCGTGCAGCAGGCGCAGCGCGGCGCGCACTGGCGTACGCGAAATACCAAGCCGGCCCGCCAGATCGGTCTCGGTCATGTGGCGGCCGCTTTCGTAGCCACCGGCCAGCGCCTGGTCGAGGATGTAGCGGCTCACGCGCTGGGTCAGCGGCGGGATCGACGAGATTGGTCTGTCCATCTGTTCGGCCATCCAGGGGTTCTCCGAAAGCGCAGGTCTGGGGGCCAATCATGGCCGGATTTATGTATTTTTTATATCAAAAAACCATGTACATATAACTACAAAAATACAATCCGAGTTTCAAGATTGCTCCTACGACGACCCAAGAGCCGGGTCGCTTCCAACGGAGAACTATCTCGTGGCCCTTGTCGACACCCCTGCTCCAGCCTCGCTCGACGCGTTCTGGATGCCCTTCACCCCCAACCGCAAGTTCAAGCAATCGCCGCGCCTGATCGTTGGCAGCGAAGGCCTCTACTACGACCTGGCCGACGGCCACCGCGTGCTCGACGCCATCGCCGGCCTCTGGTGCGTGAACGCCGGGCACCGCAACCCGCGCATCAGCGCCGCGATGAAGGCGCAGATCGACGTGCTCGACTACGCCTCCAACTTCCAGATCGGCCACCCTGCCGCCTTCCAGCTGGCCGAGCGCCTGACGCACTTCGCGCCAGCCGGCATGGACCATGTGTTCTTCACCAACTCGGGCTCCGAGTCGGTCGATACCGCGCTGAAGATCGCCGTGGCCTACCACCGCGCACGCGGCGACGCCGGCCGCTACCGCCTGATCGGCCGCGAGCGCGCCTACCACGGCGTGGGCTTTGGCGGCATCTCGGTGGGCGGCATCGGGCGCCAGCGCAGCACCTTCGGGCCGCTGCTCAACGGCGTCGACCACCTGCCGCACACGCTCGACCTGGCACGCAATGCGTTCTCGCGCGGCGAGCCGGAACACGGCATCGACAAGGCTGACGCGCTCGAGGCGCTGTTCGCCCTGCACGACGCATCGACCGTAGCCGCCGTGATCGTCGAGCCCGTGGCCGGCTCCACCGGCGTGCTGCCGCCGCCGCGCGGCTACCTCAAGCGCCTGCGCGAGCTCTGCGACAAGCATGGCGTGCTGCTGATCTTTGATGAAGTCATCACCGGCTTTGGCCGCCTGGGCACCAACTTTGCGGCCGACCTGTTTGGCGTAGTGCCCGACATCATCACCACCGCCAAGGGCCTGACCAACGGCGCCGTGCCCATGGGCGCGGTGCTGATGCGCGGCGCGGTGCATGACGCCTTCATGCAGGGCAGCGTCAGCGCGGTAGAGCTGTCGCACGGCTATACCTATTCAGGCCACCCGCTGGCCTGCGCAGCCGCCATGGCCACGCTAGACGCCTACACCGAAGACGGGCTGATCACCCAGGCCGCCGCGCTGTCGCCCTACTTCGAAGACTGCCTGCATGCGCTGCGCGGCCTGCCCGGTGTGGTCGACGTGCGCAACGTGGGCCTGCTCGCCGGCGTCGAGCTGCAGGCATGGGCCAGCGGCCCGGGCACGCATGCGCAAGCCGTGGCGCAGCATTGCGTGGACAGCGGCGTGCTGGTGCGCTCGGTGGGCGACACCATCGCGCTGTCGCCGCCGCTCACCATCGGGCGCCCGCATGTCGACCAGATCGTCGATAGCCTGCGCGCCGCCATCACCCAGACCGCCCAAGCCACCGACGTGGCCGCCTGAACACCGCACCCGACAAGGACACCCCAACATGGACATCGAATCCTTCCCCCTCTATGACATCGAAGGCGACGCCCACCAGTGCGGCCAGCAGTACGGCCGCGCCGCCGGTGACCGCATCGACCTGAGCCTGCGCACCTACCGCGCCGCCTTCGAGCGCGTGGGCCTGAGCTGGGACCGCACCCGCGCGCTGGCACGCCGCTTCATGCCGGTGATCGAAGCCTTCGACGCCGGCATGCTGCGCGAGATCGAAGGCGTGGCCGAAGGCGCAGGCGTGCCGACCGAAGACATCGTGGCGCTCAATGCGCGCAGCGAACTGCTTTACGCCTTCCAGCAGCTCGAAGCCACCGAGCCACCCGACGGCTGCACCGGCGTGGTGGTGATGCCCTCGGCCGCGCGCGACGGCAAGCTGATCCACGCGCAGAACTGGGACTGGCGCGTGGAGAGCCTGGAACTCGGCGTGGTGCTGCGCATCCAGCCGGCCAAGGGCCCGGCCATCCTGACCTTTGCCGAGGCTGGCACGCTGGCACGCGCCGGCCTCAACAGCGCGGGCATTGCCGTCACCGGCAACTTCATCAAGGCCGATGGCGACGGCCAGCAGCAAGGTGTGCCGCTGGCGCTGATCCGCCGCGCCATCCTGCAGGCGGAGCTGTACGCCAACGCACTTGGCGTGGTGTGCCGCAGCGCGCGCTCGATCTCCAACAACATGATCATCACGCACGCAGAAGGCGAAGCCGTGAGCCTCGAGACCTGCCCGCAGCAGGTCTTCTGGCAGCAGCCCGAAGCCGGCATCCTGGTGCATGCCAACCACTTCAAGACGCAGGCGGCCCTGGCGCGCGTGGTGGACCGCAGCCTGGAGACCACGCCCGACTCGCTCTACCGCGACCGCCGCGTGACCGAAGCGCTGCACAAGCACGCAGGCGACCTCACCGAGCAGCATGTGCTGGACGCGCTGCAGGACCGCTTTGGTGCACCGCGCGCCGTCTGCCGATCCCCAAGCGCAGGGCCCGGCGGTGCTTCTTCGGCCACCGTGGCAACCATCGTGATGGACCCGGCGGCACGAAAAATGCGCATCGCCCCGGCGCCCTTCAAGGCCCACCGCTTCACCGAATATTCCCTCTGACCTGACTCGCCCAGCCCACGCCAGGAGTGTTGCCATGAATGTGCCCGTGCCCCCGCCCCGCCATCCCACCGCGCGTTCGCGCAGGCTCCTGCAAGCCACCGCCTGGGCCCTCGGCCTGGCGGCCGGCACGGCCTTTGCCCAGACCGGGGGAACTGGCACAGGCCAGACCCTGCGTATCCAGATCAACTCCGACATCCGCAGCACCGACCCCGGTGGCAACCGCGACGACAACACCGACAACGTGTTGCTGCACGTGGGCGAGGGGCTGGTGGCGCTGCGCGAAGACACCTCCATCGGCCCCATGCTCGCAAGCAAGGTCGACACCTCGGCCGACGGCCTGACCTACACCTTCACCCTGCGCGACGGCGTGAAGTTCCAGAACGGCGCCACGCTCGTCGCCGACGACGTGGTGTGGAGCTGGCAGCGCTACCTCAGGCCCGCCAGCAACTGGCGCTGCCTGCCCGAGTTCGACGGCAAAGGCATGACCAAGGTGCTCTCGGTGGAAGCGCCCAACCCCAAGACGGTGGTGTTCAAGCTCGAGCGCGCAAGCGCCCTCTTCCTCACGATGATGGCGCGCCCCGACTGCGGCAGCGCCGCCATCCTGCACCGCAGCTCGGTCGGCCCCGACGGCCAGTGGAAAGAGCCCGTGGGCACCGGCCCCTACAAGTTCAAGGAATGGAAGCGCGGCCAATACGTTGAGCTCACGCGCTTCGACGGCTACACCTCGCGCGCCGAGCCGCGCGACGGCCTCACCGGCGGCAAGAAGGCCGAGGTCGAGAACCTGCGCTTTGTCGTCATCCCCGATTCGGCCGCCGCCAAGGCGGCGCTCTACAGCGGCGGCCTTGACGCCTTCATCAGCCCCAGCCCGGCCGACGTGGTCGAGATGCGCAAGCGCAGTGATGTCGTCGTCGACAACACGCCGGTGATGACCATGATCGCGCTGCTGCTGCAAACCAACGACCCGGTGCTGAAGGACGTGCGCGTGCGCCGCGCGCTGGCGCTAGCGCTCGACACGCCAGAGATCGCCAGCACCGTGACCGAAGGCCTCTCTGTCGTCAACAATTCGGTGGTTCCGTCGTCCAGCCCCTATTACGACGCCGTGCAGGCAACCGGCTTCAAGCGCGACCTCAGCGCCGCAAAAAAGCTGCTCGCAGAGGCCGGCTACCGCGGCCAGCCGATCCGCATGATCGCCAACAAGCGCTACGAATCCCTGTATTCCTCCGCCGTGCTGGTGCAGGCTATGGCGTCTGAAGCCGGCATCAATATCGAGCTGGAAGTGCTCGACTGGGCCACCCAGCTCGACCGCTACACCAAGGGCCAGTACCAGAGCATGGCCTTCATCTACTCGGCGCGCATCGACCCATCGCTCAACTACGAGATGGTGTCCGGCGACAAGGCCACCCAGCCGCGCAAGGCCTGGGACAGCCCCTATGCGCAGGCGCGCCTGACCGAGTCCATGGTGTCGCGCGACAAGGCGCGGCGCCAGGTGCTGTTCGATGAAATGCACAAGCAGATGCTGCAGGACGTGCCGATGATCGTGCTGTTCAACGCCAGCGACGCCACGGCCATGCGCAAGAGCGTGACGGGCTTCAAGGGCTGGGCCCCGGCCAAGCCACGGTTCTGGAACGTCCGGCTCGACGCGAGCCCCTGACCGAGGCGCCGCCCCATGCCCCTCTACCTCCTGCGCCGGATCGCCATGACGATCCCGACGCTATTGCTGGTATCAATCGCAGTCTTCACCCTCATGCGGCTGATTCCGGGCGACCCGGTGCTGCTGATGCTGGGTGAAGGTGCCGACCCCGCGCAACTCGAACTCATGCGCCACCAGATGGGACTGGACCAGCCCCTGGTCACCCAGTACTTTGTGTGGCTGCGCCACGCGCTGGCCGGTGACCTTGGCGTGTCCACCACCAACGGGCTGGCAGTGCTGCCGCTGATCTGGGAACGCTTTCATGTGAGCGCCGTCATCGTGCTTACCGCCGTGGCGCTGGCCTCGCTGATCGCCGTGCCCGCCGGCCTGATCGCCGCCTGGCGCAAGGACCGCCCGACCGACCTTGCCATCATCGGCGCGGCCACGCTGCTGCTGTCGGTGCCGAGCTTCTGGCTCGGCCTGCTGCTGCTGATGTTCTTCGGCCAGTTCCTGGGCTGGCTGCCGGTGGTGGGCTATGTGCCCATGTCAGAGAACTTCTCGCAGGGCGTGCTCTACGTGATCCTGCCTATCGTTACGCTGGTGCTGGTGGAAACCGGTGTGCTCACGCGCATGTCGCGCGCCAGCACCATCGAGATCCTGCGGCTGGAATACGTCACGCATGCGCGCGCCAAGGGCGTGCCCGAGTCGCAGGTGCTGCGCCGCCACGTGCTGCCCAACGCCTTCAATCCCACGCTCACCATGATCGGCCTGATCCTCGGCCACCTGCTGAGCGGCATCGCGGTGCTCGAGACCGTGTTCACCCTGCCCGGCCTGGGCCGCCTGATGATCGATTCGATCTTCGCGCGCGACTATCCCGTGCTGCAGGGCTGCCTGCTGTTTACCGCCTGCATCTATGTCGTCATCAACCTGATCGTGGACATGTGCTATCCCCTCTTCGACCCACGGGTGTCGGTGCAGTGAAGAAACTCAAGACCCATACCCTCATCGGCGGCGTGCTCATTGGCACGTTGCTGATCCTGGCGGTGGTGGCCGCCGTCTGGACGCCCTACAGCCCGCTCGGCATCGACCTGCGCAGCAAGCTGCAGGCGCCCTCCATGGCGCACTGGCTCGGCACCGACGAGTTCGGCCGCGACGTGGCCAGCCGCGCCATGCAAGGCGCCTCTACCAGTTGCCTGATCGCGTTGCTGACCGTGGCGCTGGCCACCGCCATGGGCCTGGTGGTTGGCGTGGTCGCGGGCTTCATGCGCGGCTGGACCGACCGCGTGCTGATGGCCTTCAACGACACGCTGCTGGCCTTCCCGGGCCTGCTGCTGGCGCTGGGCGTGATGGTGATCGTTGGCGCCAACCAATGGGGCATCGTGCTGGCACTGAGCCTGGCCTATGCGCCCTCGGTGGTGCGCGTGGTGCGCGGCACCGTGCTGTCGCTGCGCGAGCGCGAGTACGTCGAGGCCTCGCGCATGATCGGCAACAGCGAGATCTACACCATGTGGCGCCACATCCTGCCCAACTGCGTGGCGCCGATCGCGGTGCTGGCCACCAGCATGTTTGGCTGGGTATTGCTGTCGGAAAGCGCGCTGAGCTTTCTCGGCCTGGGCGTGCCGCCGCCCGCGCCCACCTGGGGCAACATGCTGGCCAGCGCACGGCCCTACATGGCCTCGGCCGTGTGGCTGTGCCTGGTGCCGGGCCTGTGCATCGCCCTGACGCTGCTGGGCATCAACCTGTTGGGCGAATCGCTGCGCGATCGCCTCGACCCACGCACGGAGAAGGCATGAACACGTCCTTGAACCAAGCCGTGCTGTCGGTCGAGCACCTGAAGATCGAGCTGCGCCACGGCACGCAGCCACTGGTGCACGACCTGTCCTTCGATGTGAAGCCCGGCGAATTCCTGGCGGTGGTGGGCGAATCGGGCAGCGGCAAGACCATGGCCGCGCGCGCCATCCTGCAACTGCTGCCACCGGGCATCGCGCAGACCGGCGGACGCATCGTGTTCGACGGTGAAGACCTGAGCACGCGTGACGTCGAGGCCATGCGCCCGATCCGCGGGCCGGGCATCGGCATGGTGTTCCAGGAGCCGATGGTCTCGCTCAACCCGGTGCACCGCATCGGCGAGCAGATGGCCGAAGGCCTGCGCATGCACACCAAGCTGTCGGCCGCCGAGATTCGCGCGCGCATCCTCGACATGCTGCGCCGCGTGCAGATCGCCGCCCCCGAGCGCTGCATGCACGCCTACCCGCATGAATTTTCGGGCGGCATGCGCCAGCGCATCATGCTGGCCAGCGTGATGCTGCTGAAGCCGCGCCTGCTGATCGCCGACGAGCCCACCACCGCACTCGACACGCTGAGCCAGCGCGAAGTGCTCGACCTGATGGTCGGGCTGGCGCGCGACAACGGCACGGCCGTACTGCTCATCACGCACAACCTGGGCCTGGTCGGGCGCTATGCGCAGCGCGCCATCGTGCTGGAGAAAGGCCGGCTGGTGGAGACCGGTGACGTGCCCGCCATCCTGATCGCGCCGAAGCAGGCCTACACCCGCAAACTGGTCGATGCACTGCCGCGCCGCCAGCCCGCCAAGCCGCCATCCGCGGCGCCACAACAGCCGCTGGTGCAGGTACGCGACCTGTGCGTGAGCTACGCCGGCGCACGCGCCGGCTTCTTCAGGCGGCATCCACCGGTGCGCGTGATCGACACGCTCGACCTTGACATCCACCCGGGCGAGATGGTCGCGCTGGTGGGCGGCAGCGGCTCGGGCAAGACCACGCTGGGCCGCGCCATCCTGCGCTTGGCACCGTCGCAAAGCGGGCAGATCCTGTTCCGCGGCGAAGACGTGCGCAGCGCCGACCGCGCCGCAATGCACCGCTTCCGGCTGGCCTGCCAGCTGGTGTTCCAGGACCCGTTCTCGTCACTCGACCCACGCATGCGCGTGCACGACATCGTGGCCGAGCCGCTGCGCCACCTGCCCTCGCTCGATGCGGCGGCGCGCCTGCGGCGCGTGCAAGAGACGCTGGACGAAGTGGGCCTGGACGGCCTGGGCGCGCGCTACCCGCACGAGCTATCGGGCGGGCAGCGCCAGCGCGTGGCCATTGCGCGTGCGCTGGTGCGGCGCCCGGCCTTCGTGGTGGCCGACGAGCCCGTGTCCGCGCTGGACATGACGATCCAGGCGCAGGTGCTGCGCCTGTTCCAGAGCCTGCAGGCGCACCACGGTTTTGCCTGCCTCTTCATCAGCCACGACCTCGCGGCCGTGGACCAGATCGCCGACCGCGTGATCGTGATGGAGCGTGGCCGCATCGTCGAGCAGGGCACACGCGATGTCGTGTTCGACACCCCGCAGCACGCCTACACACGGGCCCTGCTGGAAGCCACGCCACGGCCCCTCGCCGTGTCGGCCGCGTACGCCTGAGCGGCTACAAGAAAGGGGCGGCGCCTCAGTCCGGCGCCGCGCCGTCGCCACGGCCCTTCTTGCGGTCGGCCCGCGCCGCCTTCTTCGCCAGCCGCTCGGCATCCAGGCGCTGGCCTTCGGCGTGCCATGCGGCGAATTCCTCCGGCGTCTCCAGCGTGATGCGGCCCAGCGTAGCGCTGCGGAACTCGTGGATCACGATCTCGGCCGCCTTCTGCAGGTTGATGCGGCCCTTGCCCTGCAACGCGCCGCGCAGGCGGCCCACGGCCTCCAGCACTTCTTCGTCCTTGAGCGCTGCGATCTGCGCTACGTCACCCGGCAGCCGGAAGCGCGCCTGCAGCAGCGCGGCATAGGGTTCCTTGACGTAGTTCAAAAACTCCAGCGCCACTTCTTCCTCGTCGTAGGCGTTGCGGCCCACCGCGCCGCCGGCAG
It encodes:
- a CDS encoding bifunctional nicotinamide-nucleotide adenylyltransferase/Nudix hydroxylase; the encoded protein is MTALNEKYDVSVYIGRFQIFHNGQLALLRRALDAAPRCIVVLGSAFQARTPRNPFTWQERAEMIRLALPAADRARLHFLPVRDYYDQQRWVAAVRQGVTELTSTQPGASVVLVGHLKDATSEYLKDFPGWALDAAGSQGQINASALRDAYFGGANSSLDAVLGALVSQAPASTLGFLHAWAALPPYRELAQEWESLRREKAKWASAPYPPVFVTVDAVVQCQDRVLLIQRGRAPGKGLHAVPGGFIEQRETVYQSALRELAEETGLSLPDQEIRQALRAAQVFDHPDRSQRGRVITHAHFFDLGTRPLPEVQAADDAASAEWVPIAQLAGMEDQFHDDHFHILDHFFALTAGT
- a CDS encoding GntR family transcriptional regulator, whose amino-acid sequence is MDRPISSIPPLTQRVSRYILDQALAGGYESGRHMTETDLAGRLGISRTPVRAALRLLHERKLLAHVPNRGYTLVADRAALGLARREMPEDEEKTLYYRLLRDRLAGKLPTRVNELELAQAYGVPRPLLRNVMTTLLQDGVLRGRHYQRWEFTETLDSVESERESYRFRLTVECAALREPGFKVEHERLLACREQQQTLLTHASRHSWMEFFEANAQFHELLASASGNRFILDAVQQQNRLRRMSDLSDYPLVSLDLLRKSCREHLQILDAVESNDLEAAAQHMYKHLHRASGLLEQRVQGALGS
- a CDS encoding aspartate aminotransferase family protein, whose protein sequence is MALVDTPAPASLDAFWMPFTPNRKFKQSPRLIVGSEGLYYDLADGHRVLDAIAGLWCVNAGHRNPRISAAMKAQIDVLDYASNFQIGHPAAFQLAERLTHFAPAGMDHVFFTNSGSESVDTALKIAVAYHRARGDAGRYRLIGRERAYHGVGFGGISVGGIGRQRSTFGPLLNGVDHLPHTLDLARNAFSRGEPEHGIDKADALEALFALHDASTVAAVIVEPVAGSTGVLPPPRGYLKRLRELCDKHGVLLIFDEVITGFGRLGTNFAADLFGVVPDIITTAKGLTNGAVPMGAVLMRGAVHDAFMQGSVSAVELSHGYTYSGHPLACAAAMATLDAYTEDGLITQAAALSPYFEDCLHALRGLPGVVDVRNVGLLAGVELQAWASGPGTHAQAVAQHCVDSGVLVRSVGDTIALSPPLTIGRPHVDQIVDSLRAAITQTAQATDVAA
- a CDS encoding C45 family peptidase; the encoded protein is MDIESFPLYDIEGDAHQCGQQYGRAAGDRIDLSLRTYRAAFERVGLSWDRTRALARRFMPVIEAFDAGMLREIEGVAEGAGVPTEDIVALNARSELLYAFQQLEATEPPDGCTGVVVMPSAARDGKLIHAQNWDWRVESLELGVVLRIQPAKGPAILTFAEAGTLARAGLNSAGIAVTGNFIKADGDGQQQGVPLALIRRAILQAELYANALGVVCRSARSISNNMIITHAEGEAVSLETCPQQVFWQQPEAGILVHANHFKTQAALARVVDRSLETTPDSLYRDRRVTEALHKHAGDLTEQHVLDALQDRFGAPRAVCRSPSAGPGGASSATVATIVMDPAARKMRIAPAPFKAHRFTEYSL
- a CDS encoding ABC transporter substrate-binding protein, with the translated sequence MNVPVPPPRHPTARSRRLLQATAWALGLAAGTAFAQTGGTGTGQTLRIQINSDIRSTDPGGNRDDNTDNVLLHVGEGLVALREDTSIGPMLASKVDTSADGLTYTFTLRDGVKFQNGATLVADDVVWSWQRYLRPASNWRCLPEFDGKGMTKVLSVEAPNPKTVVFKLERASALFLTMMARPDCGSAAILHRSSVGPDGQWKEPVGTGPYKFKEWKRGQYVELTRFDGYTSRAEPRDGLTGGKKAEVENLRFVVIPDSAAAKAALYSGGLDAFISPSPADVVEMRKRSDVVVDNTPVMTMIALLLQTNDPVLKDVRVRRALALALDTPEIASTVTEGLSVVNNSVVPSSSPYYDAVQATGFKRDLSAAKKLLAEAGYRGQPIRMIANKRYESLYSSAVLVQAMASEAGINIELEVLDWATQLDRYTKGQYQSMAFIYSARIDPSLNYEMVSGDKATQPRKAWDSPYAQARLTESMVSRDKARRQVLFDEMHKQMLQDVPMIVLFNASDATAMRKSVTGFKGWAPAKPRFWNVRLDASP
- a CDS encoding ABC transporter permease, which codes for MPLYLLRRIAMTIPTLLLVSIAVFTLMRLIPGDPVLLMLGEGADPAQLELMRHQMGLDQPLVTQYFVWLRHALAGDLGVSTTNGLAVLPLIWERFHVSAVIVLTAVALASLIAVPAGLIAAWRKDRPTDLAIIGAATLLLSVPSFWLGLLLLMFFGQFLGWLPVVGYVPMSENFSQGVLYVILPIVTLVLVETGVLTRMSRASTIEILRLEYVTHARAKGVPESQVLRRHVLPNAFNPTLTMIGLILGHLLSGIAVLETVFTLPGLGRLMIDSIFARDYPVLQGCLLFTACIYVVINLIVDMCYPLFDPRVSVQ
- a CDS encoding ABC transporter permease, with protein sequence MKKLKTHTLIGGVLIGTLLILAVVAAVWTPYSPLGIDLRSKLQAPSMAHWLGTDEFGRDVASRAMQGASTSCLIALLTVALATAMGLVVGVVAGFMRGWTDRVLMAFNDTLLAFPGLLLALGVMVIVGANQWGIVLALSLAYAPSVVRVVRGTVLSLREREYVEASRMIGNSEIYTMWRHILPNCVAPIAVLATSMFGWVLLSESALSFLGLGVPPPAPTWGNMLASARPYMASAVWLCLVPGLCIALTLLGINLLGESLRDRLDPRTEKA
- a CDS encoding ABC transporter ATP-binding protein, with the translated sequence MNTSLNQAVLSVEHLKIELRHGTQPLVHDLSFDVKPGEFLAVVGESGSGKTMAARAILQLLPPGIAQTGGRIVFDGEDLSTRDVEAMRPIRGPGIGMVFQEPMVSLNPVHRIGEQMAEGLRMHTKLSAAEIRARILDMLRRVQIAAPERCMHAYPHEFSGGMRQRIMLASVMLLKPRLLIADEPTTALDTLSQREVLDLMVGLARDNGTAVLLITHNLGLVGRYAQRAIVLEKGRLVETGDVPAILIAPKQAYTRKLVDALPRRQPAKPPSAAPQQPLVQVRDLCVSYAGARAGFFRRHPPVRVIDTLDLDIHPGEMVALVGGSGSGKTTLGRAILRLAPSQSGQILFRGEDVRSADRAAMHRFRLACQLVFQDPFSSLDPRMRVHDIVAEPLRHLPSLDAAARLRRVQETLDEVGLDGLGARYPHELSGGQRQRVAIARALVRRPAFVVADEPVSALDMTIQAQVLRLFQSLQAHHGFACLFISHDLAAVDQIADRVIVMERGRIVEQGTRDVVFDTPQHAYTRALLEATPRPLAVSAAYA